In Streptomyces sp. NBC_00683, the DNA window CCGGGTCGCGCCGCGTGAGGCAGTAGATGCCGCCCGCGGGGTCCCGCATCACCGTCCATGCCGGGCCCTTGCGGACGAGCGTGGCGCCGCACCGCTCGTGCCAGGCCTGACCCCCGTCGAGGTCCGGGCAGGCGATGTCCAGATGCGCCGAGGCAGGGCGGGCCTCGTCCAGGCGCTGGAGCAGCAGGTGCACAGGTAGGTCCAGGTGCGGACGCAGCACATGGAACTCCTCGTGATCACCGGGAGTTGACTCCCATCCCGTCAGAGCCGCCCAGAAGGCGACCTCCGAGTCGAACGCGGCCGGTGCGACATCGAGGCAGAGCTGGTCCAGCCGGCTCTCGGGAACCCCGCGGGCCGCGAGGACCGGCGGGCGGACCTTCTGTCCGCGCCAGGGGACGAGACAGAACCGCTGACCGCCGGGGGAGCGCAGCACGGTCAGTTCCGGCTTCCGTGCCTCCACCACTGCTCCGAGCTCGGTGGCCCGCGCGGTGAACGCCGGCATGTCCTCGACCGCCAGATCCGGATGGGCCCCGCCCGCCCCGCCGACGGCCTGCACCGCCAGGCACGCGTCGGCCTCGTCGGGGAGCAGTGTGGTGAACTCGGCCCGCTCGCCCTGCGGCACGGACTCGTGCGTCCCCGTGACCTCGGTCCAGAATGCGCGTGCGCGGCCGGCGGCGGCTGTCGGGCGGTCGATGAGGGCGTACGTCCAGCGGATCACGTCGCTCCTTCGCGAGGTCGAGTTCAGGGCAGGTGCTGTCATCGTGCCAGGGGCCCCGCCCCGCCGGGTCGTTCACCACCCGTTCACCGGTGGGAGTCCGCGCAGGGCTTTCCCCCGGGCATTGCGGGGACCTACGCTCGGCCGCGCAACGATCAACGTGGACGTCGGGGAACGGCGTCCGACAACGTTGTCCAACCTGCGGAAGGTACGACATGCCCCCCAGACCGCCCACGGCCAGGCGCTTCGGTGCGCGAGCCGCCGCGATCGTCATCACCGGCGCGCTGGCCGCTGCCGTCATGCCGCCGGCCGCCCAGGCCGACGCGCTCGTCACCCGTCCCACCGCCTACGTGGACCCGCTGATCGGCAGTGCGAACGGCGGCAACACCTTCCCGGGCGCCACCCTCCCGTACGGCATGATCGCCTGGTCCCCGACCAGTACGACCGGCGACCAGACCAGCACCGGGGCGGCGAACGGCTACGAGTACGGGGCCACCCGTCTGCGCGGACTGAGCCTCACCCATGTCAACGGTGCCGGGTGCAATCCGGGCGCCGCAGGCGATGTGCCGATCATGCCGTTCGTCGGTGACGTCACCTCGTCGCCGTCCGCCGACACCAAGGACGCGGTGTACGCGGCCAACTTCTCGCACGACAACGAGCGTGCCGTGCCGGGCCGTTACACCCTCGGCCTGGACTCCGGCGCGTCGGCCGACCTCGCGGTGAGCAAGCGTGCGGGGGTGGCCGACTTCAGTTTCCCTGCCGGCAAACCCGCCAACCTGCTCTTCCGGGTGTCCAACTCCCTCAACGGCAGCGAGGACGCCGAGGTCGAGATCGACACCGCACACCGCAAGGTGACCGGCTCGGTGCTGACCGGGGCGTTCTGCGGACGGCGCGCCAACGGTGGCACCAACAACCGCAAGAGCTACTACCGGCTCTACTTCAGCGCCTCCTTCGACCGGGACTTCGCCTCCACCGGCACCTGGAAGGACGGCACCCTCTCACCCGGCGCGACCACCGCGAGCGGCGGCGAGGGGTACGCCACCGGGGCCGACCGGGCCGGACGCGGCTCCGGCGGATGGGTCGGCTTCGACACCACCGCCGATGACGACGTCCGCATGCGGATCGGGATCTCCTACGTCAGCCAGGCCGGAGCGGAGGCCAACCTCCGCAAGGAGATAGCGCCGAAGGCAGGCGTGGAGGACGTCGCCCGGGCCGGATCCGCTGCCTGGGACCAGGAGCTGCGCTCCGTACGCACGGGCGGCGGGACCGACGCGCAGCGCACCACGTTCTACACCGCGCTGTACCACTCGCTGATGCAGCCCAACCTGATCAGCGACACCGACGGCCGCTACCCGGGCATGGACGGGAAACCGCACCGTGTGACGCGCGGGCAGGGGGCTCAGTACAGCAACTTCTCCGGGTGGGACCAGTACCGCGCCCAGATCCAGCTCCTCGCGCTCCTCAAGCCGAGGATCGCGGGCGACTTCGCCCAGTCCCTGTACAACTTCGCCCAGCAGAACGGCGGGGTCTGGGACCGCTGGGTACACGTCAACGGTGCCACGCATGTGATGACGGGCGATCCCACAGCGGCCACCCTGGCCACGTTCTACGCGATGGGCGTACGCAACTTCGACTACGAGGGCGCCTTCGAGTCCCTGGCCCGGCAGGCCACCGTGCCCCACCCCGACGGCCTCTCGGACGCGGGATGTCCCGGCCAGTGCACCGGCCAGCGGCCCAACCTCGCCCAGTACCTGGAGTCCCACTACGCACCCCAGGACGTCTGCCACTGCTGGGGCGGCGCCGCCGAGACACTGGAGGACGCGGTCGCGGACGCCGCACTGGGCCGCTGGGCCCGGCTGCTGGGGCGTGATGCGGAGGCCGACGCCTTCGACGCGCGCGGCCGTTGGTGGCGCAACGTCTTCAACCCCGAGGCCGGCGACGGCGCGGGGACGACCGGATACATCCAGGCACGCAACCTGGACGGCTCCTGGGTGACCCCGTTCAGCCCCGGCAGCGACCGCGGCTTCGCCCAGGGCACCAGTGCCACCTACACCTGGATGGTCCCGCAGGACGTGCAGGGGCTGGCGGACGCGATGGGCGGCCGGGACGCCGCATCCAAGAGGCTGGACTCCTTCTTCCACAAGGCGGACGGCTCCTGGTCGGTGAGGGGCGGCGACGCGCTGCGCTACGACCCGACCAACGAACCGGGAATCCACGCCCCTTGGCTCTACAACGCCCTGGGGAAGCCCTGGAAGACCCAGGAGACCGTGCGGGAGATCGTGAACACGGTGTACGGGACCGGTCCGCGCGG includes these proteins:
- a CDS encoding VOC family protein; amino-acid sequence: MIRWTYALIDRPTAAAGRARAFWTEVTGTHESVPQGERAEFTTLLPDEADACLAVQAVGGAGGAHPDLAVEDMPAFTARATELGAVVEARKPELTVLRSPGGQRFCLVPWRGQKVRPPVLAARGVPESRLDQLCLDVAPAAFDSEVAFWAALTGWESTPGDHEEFHVLRPHLDLPVHLLLQRLDEARPASAHLDIACPDLDGGQAWHERCGATLVRKGPAWTVMRDPAGGIYCLTRRDPVTGD
- a CDS encoding GH92 family glycosyl hydrolase; its protein translation is MPPRPPTARRFGARAAAIVITGALAAAVMPPAAQADALVTRPTAYVDPLIGSANGGNTFPGATLPYGMIAWSPTSTTGDQTSTGAANGYEYGATRLRGLSLTHVNGAGCNPGAAGDVPIMPFVGDVTSSPSADTKDAVYAANFSHDNERAVPGRYTLGLDSGASADLAVSKRAGVADFSFPAGKPANLLFRVSNSLNGSEDAEVEIDTAHRKVTGSVLTGAFCGRRANGGTNNRKSYYRLYFSASFDRDFASTGTWKDGTLSPGATTASGGEGYATGADRAGRGSGGWVGFDTTADDDVRMRIGISYVSQAGAEANLRKEIAPKAGVEDVARAGSAAWDQELRSVRTGGGTDAQRTTFYTALYHSLMQPNLISDTDGRYPGMDGKPHRVTRGQGAQYSNFSGWDQYRAQIQLLALLKPRIAGDFAQSLYNFAQQNGGVWDRWVHVNGATHVMTGDPTAATLATFYAMGVRNFDYEGAFESLARQATVPHPDGLSDAGCPGQCTGQRPNLAQYLESHYAPQDVCHCWGGAAETLEDAVADAALGRWARLLGRDAEADAFDARGRWWRNVFNPEAGDGAGTTGYIQARNLDGSWVTPFSPGSDRGFAQGTSATYTWMVPQDVQGLADAMGGRDAASKRLDSFFHKADGSWSVRGGDALRYDPTNEPGIHAPWLYNALGKPWKTQETVREIVNTVYGTGPRGLPGNDDLGTMSAWYVFSALGLYPQTPGSATMLLGAPLFPAAVIDRPQGKDITISAPAADATHPYIDAVEVDGRPSDRSWTDARLVTRGGSLNHRLADRPNTGWATGPAGLPQ